A stretch of the Candidatus Polarisedimenticolia bacterium genome encodes the following:
- a CDS encoding SRPBCC family protein, with product MDDLKLTQAPVSRTGMLIRQPVARVFDAFVNPDVTAKFWFTKSTGRLEAGRQVQWDWEMYGISVPVTVKAVEPNRRIVIEWPAAGGPATVEWTFTSRPDGTTFVGITESGFKGDGDELVKQATGSTQGFSLVLAGLKALLEHDVRLNLVADRYPEGIEGH from the coding sequence ATGGACGATTTGAAGCTGACCCAAGCGCCCGTATCCAGGACCGGAATGCTCATCCGCCAGCCCGTGGCCAGGGTTTTCGACGCGTTCGTGAACCCCGACGTCACGGCGAAATTCTGGTTCACCAAGAGCACCGGCCGCCTCGAAGCCGGCCGGCAGGTCCAATGGGACTGGGAAATGTACGGCATCTCGGTTCCGGTGACCGTCAAAGCCGTCGAGCCGAACCGCCGCATCGTGATCGAGTGGCCGGCAGCCGGCGGTCCCGCCACCGTGGAATGGACGTTCACTTCCCGCCCGGACGGGACCACGTTCGTCGGGATTACCGAGTCCGGCTTCAAGGGCGACGGCGACGAGCTCGTGAAACAGGCGACCGGCTCGACCCAGGGATTCTCTCTGGTGCTCGCGGGGCTCAAAGCGCTCCTCGAGCACGACGTGCGACTGAATCTCGTGGCGGACCGTTATCCTGAGGGAATCGAAGGCCATTGA
- a CDS encoding polysaccharide deacetylase family protein: MKTINAFMLAALAAGVASLASVQTILPADAPEAARNTRSMALTFDDLPYAYAAPAAAVDVARGKRATAALLRMLSSHHAPAAAFVNEAKLGNGPETKARTALLRRWVKAGVLLGNHTYSHADFNATSVQEFEAEILRGEVVTRRLMKPREPYQLYFRPPKTHTGDTREKKEAIEAFLAARGYKMAPHTIDSEDYVFNAGYVQLPGEDRPSAARWRSSYVDFVIRATEFAERVSREMFGRDIPQTILLHANDLNADALDELLTRLEGRGYRFVSLDAAMADPAYRIRDTFVTTFGPTWLWRWAKSEGMTIRFNDDPEPPQWAVDRFKAVER; this comes from the coding sequence GTGAAAACCATCAACGCATTCATGCTCGCGGCGCTCGCGGCGGGCGTGGCGTCCCTCGCGTCGGTTCAGACGATCCTTCCCGCGGACGCGCCGGAAGCGGCCCGGAACACCCGCTCCATGGCTCTGACGTTCGACGACCTCCCGTACGCGTATGCCGCGCCGGCCGCCGCGGTCGACGTGGCCCGGGGGAAGCGCGCGACGGCGGCCCTGCTGCGCATGCTGTCGTCGCACCACGCGCCCGCGGCGGCCTTCGTGAACGAAGCGAAGCTCGGGAACGGCCCGGAGACGAAGGCACGGACCGCCCTGCTGAGACGATGGGTCAAAGCGGGGGTCCTCCTCGGCAATCACACCTACTCGCACGCCGATTTCAACGCGACCAGCGTGCAGGAGTTCGAAGCGGAGATCCTGAGGGGGGAGGTCGTTACGCGCCGGCTGATGAAACCCCGCGAACCCTACCAACTCTACTTCCGGCCTCCCAAGACGCACACGGGGGACACCCGGGAGAAGAAGGAGGCCATCGAGGCGTTCCTCGCCGCCCGCGGCTACAAAATGGCGCCGCACACCATCGACAGCGAGGACTACGTTTTCAACGCCGGCTACGTTCAACTGCCCGGCGAGGATCGGCCGTCCGCGGCGCGCTGGCGCTCGTCCTACGTGGACTTCGTGATCCGCGCTACGGAGTTCGCCGAGCGCGTGTCGCGGGAGATGTTCGGGCGCGACATTCCCCAGACGATCCTGCTCCACGCCAACGACCTCAACGCCGACGCGCTCGACGAGCTGCTGACCCGGCTGGAAGGGCGCGGCTACCGATTCGTGAGCCTCGACGCGGCGATGGCCGATCCGGCGTATCGGATCCGGGACACCTTCGTGACGACCTTCGGTCCGACGTGGCTCTGGAGATGGGCGAAGAGCGAGGGGATGACGATCCGCTTCAATGACGATCCGGAGCCTCCCCAGTGGGCGGTGGATCGGTTCAAAGCCGTCGAGCGATAG